One segment of Paraburkholderia caribensis DNA contains the following:
- a CDS encoding tetratricopeptide repeat protein, whose amino-acid sequence MSRRNQSHDYSLRSLQSLLGVSRRVLSGLIEAGFVEPSRGPRNELRFTFQDVVVLRTAFQLQAAKITSRKILRALARLKAELPDELPLSGIRITAVGDTIAVKTGQSQWDAASGQHLLDFEVAPLGGEVAFLDAAPRTLRSKEQQAEEWFALAEQLASSDVVGAEQAYRKVLELADAPHYHAYTNLGVLLCETETRCEEALAVFERGLAHFPDDALLHFNRAVALEELKRYAPAMEAYERCLQLDPAHADAHFNLARLSEIRGDRQGLLRHLSAYRRLIG is encoded by the coding sequence AGCAGGCGCAATCAATCACACGACTACTCGCTGCGCAGCCTTCAATCTTTGCTGGGCGTTTCGCGACGCGTGCTTTCCGGGCTAATCGAGGCCGGATTCGTCGAGCCTTCTCGCGGTCCGCGCAACGAGTTGCGATTTACGTTTCAGGACGTCGTGGTGTTGCGCACAGCATTCCAGTTGCAAGCAGCAAAAATCACATCGCGCAAGATTTTGCGCGCGCTTGCCAGGCTGAAGGCCGAACTTCCTGACGAGCTTCCTCTTTCCGGCATTCGTATCACGGCCGTCGGTGACACCATTGCGGTCAAGACGGGGCAATCTCAATGGGACGCGGCCTCAGGGCAGCATCTGCTCGATTTCGAGGTCGCCCCGCTCGGGGGCGAGGTTGCCTTTCTTGACGCCGCGCCCCGCACACTGCGAAGCAAAGAGCAGCAGGCCGAGGAATGGTTCGCGCTGGCCGAGCAGCTTGCCAGTTCAGATGTCGTCGGCGCCGAGCAGGCGTACCGCAAGGTGCTCGAACTGGCCGACGCACCGCACTACCACGCCTACACCAATCTTGGCGTGCTGCTTTGCGAGACCGAAACGCGCTGCGAAGAAGCGCTGGCCGTATTCGAGCGCGGGCTAGCGCATTTTCCGGACGATGCGCTGCTGCATTTCAACCGCGCTGTCGCGCTGGAGGAACTCAAACGCTACGCGCCGGCGATGGAAGCCTATGAGCGATGCCTCCAGCTCGACCCCGCCCATGCCGACGCGCATTTCAATCTTGCCCGCCTGAGTGAGATACGCGGCGACAGACAGGGACTCTTGCGGCATCTCAGCGCGTATCGCCGGCTCATCGGTTGA
- a CDS encoding methionine ABC transporter ATP-binding protein, with protein sequence MTHLLDVAGFIEESPALAVKPAPQDDTAPAVVFDDAGKVFSTPHGEHAVALAKVRLDVRRGEIFGIIGRSGAGKSTLLRLVNGLEKPTSGAVRVNGVSVGELDERGLVALRRRIGMVFQHFNLLSAKTVYDNIALPLRIAGVPKAAIESKVSALLELVGLSAKRNAYPASLSGGQKQRVGIARALVHDPDILLCDEATSALDPETTQSILALLRDINRRLGLTVILITHEMAVIREVCDTVAVIEQGAVVETGAVWRVFGAPQHDATRALLRTLVHDLPDDLAARLKPASADALPRDATDILLDVRYTGANGHDPDLAALSAALTVDGGRVSFLHGGIDRIQGHAQGRLVVAAQLAGPGPFASHIAALIERARRHADHVEVLGYV encoded by the coding sequence ATGACCCATCTGCTCGACGTAGCGGGTTTCATCGAAGAAAGCCCGGCGCTTGCCGTCAAGCCGGCGCCGCAGGACGACACCGCGCCCGCCGTCGTCTTCGACGATGCAGGCAAGGTATTTTCCACGCCACACGGCGAGCATGCAGTCGCGTTGGCGAAGGTGCGACTGGATGTCCGCCGTGGCGAAATATTCGGCATTATCGGCCGCAGCGGCGCGGGTAAATCGACATTGCTGCGTCTCGTCAATGGACTCGAAAAGCCGACCTCGGGCGCGGTGCGCGTGAACGGCGTGAGCGTCGGCGAACTCGACGAGCGCGGGCTCGTTGCGTTGCGGCGGCGCATCGGCATGGTTTTCCAGCACTTCAATCTGTTGTCGGCGAAAACCGTGTACGACAACATCGCGTTGCCGCTCAGGATCGCGGGCGTGCCCAAGGCGGCCATCGAGAGCAAGGTCTCGGCGCTGCTCGAACTCGTCGGCCTGTCGGCCAAACGCAATGCGTATCCGGCGAGTCTTTCGGGCGGACAGAAGCAACGCGTCGGCATTGCACGCGCGCTGGTGCACGATCCCGACATTCTGCTGTGCGACGAAGCGACCTCCGCGCTCGACCCGGAAACGACGCAGTCCATTCTCGCGCTGCTGCGCGATATCAACCGGCGTCTCGGCCTCACGGTCATCCTCATCACGCACGAGATGGCCGTGATACGCGAGGTGTGCGATACCGTTGCCGTGATCGAACAGGGTGCCGTCGTCGAAACGGGGGCCGTGTGGCGCGTGTTCGGCGCGCCGCAACACGACGCGACGCGCGCGCTGTTGCGCACGCTGGTGCACGATCTTCCCGACGATCTCGCCGCACGCCTCAAGCCCGCGAGCGCCGATGCATTGCCGCGCGACGCCACCGATATTCTGCTCGACGTGCGTTACACGGGCGCCAACGGTCACGATCCGGACCTCGCGGCGCTGAGCGCGGCGTTGACCGTGGACGGCGGCCGCGTCAGCTTCCTGCACGGCGGCATCGATCGCATTCAGGGTCATGCACAGGGACGGCTCGTGGTGGCGGCGCAATTGGCCGGTCCCGGGCCGTTCGCGAGCCACATCGCCGCGTTGATCGAACGTGCGCGGCGACACGCGGATCACGTGGAGGTACTCGGCTATGTCTGA
- a CDS encoding methionine ABC transporter permease: protein MSELWLSELTGAIRDTVLMVGISAVVALIVGIPLALVLVTTTRGGIYERRAVNSTLGALVNAFRSTPFIILLVALLPLTRVLVGTTIGVWAAIVPLSIAAIPFFARVAEVSLREVDRGLVEAAQAMGAQRRHIIWHVLLPEALPGILGGFTITVVAMIGSSAMAGAVAAGGLGDLAIRYGYQRFDTTVMVTVIVLLIAIVTAVQFAGDRLVRRLAQRA, encoded by the coding sequence ATGTCTGAACTCTGGCTTTCGGAACTGACGGGCGCGATTCGCGACACGGTGCTGATGGTCGGCATTTCGGCCGTCGTCGCGCTGATCGTCGGCATTCCGCTCGCGCTGGTGCTGGTCACGACCACGCGCGGCGGCATCTATGAACGGCGCGCGGTGAATTCGACACTCGGCGCGCTGGTCAATGCATTTCGGTCGACGCCCTTCATCATTCTGCTCGTCGCGCTGTTGCCGCTCACGCGCGTGCTGGTCGGCACGACGATCGGCGTATGGGCCGCGATCGTGCCGCTTTCCATCGCGGCGATTCCGTTTTTTGCGCGCGTCGCGGAAGTGAGCCTGCGCGAGGTGGATCGCGGTCTCGTCGAAGCGGCCCAGGCGATGGGCGCGCAGCGCCGCCACATCATCTGGCATGTGTTGCTGCCGGAAGCACTGCCGGGCATTCTGGGCGGCTTCACGATCACGGTTGTCGCGATGATCGGCTCGTCGGCGATGGCGGGCGCCGTCGCCGCGGGCGGGCTCGGCGATCTGGCGATCCGCTACGGCTACCAGCGTTTCGACACGACTGTGATGGTGACGGTCATCGTGTTGCTGATCGCGATCGTCACGGCCGTACAGTTTGCCGGCGACCGCCTGGTCCGCCGGCTTGCGCAACGCGCATGA
- a CDS encoding ABC transporter substrate-binding protein — protein sequence MIHDASTRTRTFDLKKTAFALLGTLAASALLAISGCSKSDADTTTQRAQSLKPVAGGTLTWGVTTEPACFDPHRASQQNAFWVIRNYIDSLISKKTDGTYAPWLAKSWTVADDGKSYTFNLRDDVHFTDGTPFDANAVKANFDYILKNVSTTSASASLLVHFDHVEVVSPYVARLVMEQPDSTTLESLSSVKLGFISPKALAENKDLCGGGPGIVGTGPFVFSAYQRGQSATFTRNADYKWAPENAQHQGQAWLEQVTYRFLPEAAVRTGALSSGQVDLIEGVQPTDAAVFDKVDGFQYLTGPSATTSFTLNINYTVAPAIDVNVRRALRDGFDLDAIVKSVYLGTVQRAWSNIGPDNPDYNAELKHSWGNDIKQANRLLDEAGWTTRDSEGFRTKDGKRLSIEVGYPQPYVRDSRDVLIRAIQSALRQNIGLDLGLRITTAGDFANQKATGNWTIYPNTDNPSDVAMELWDMLGDQGFLYNAIKTPDATIVDTINRARLLPIGDERRKLLAFVQKRAVDEAFIVPLFAPAYHLAAKSTVHGVGFEPQLDGPASAYDIWVDRQGG from the coding sequence ATGATTCACGACGCTTCCACCCGCACACGCACGTTCGACCTGAAGAAAACCGCTTTCGCCTTACTCGGCACCCTGGCCGCCAGCGCTTTACTCGCGATCAGCGGCTGCAGCAAATCGGACGCCGACACGACAACACAACGCGCCCAATCATTGAAGCCTGTCGCGGGCGGCACGCTGACATGGGGCGTGACGACCGAACCGGCGTGTTTCGATCCGCATCGCGCGTCACAGCAGAACGCCTTCTGGGTCATCCGCAACTACATCGATTCGCTGATCAGCAAGAAGACGGACGGCACCTACGCGCCCTGGCTCGCAAAATCGTGGACCGTGGCCGACGACGGCAAGAGCTACACGTTCAACTTGCGCGACGACGTGCATTTCACCGACGGCACGCCGTTCGATGCGAACGCCGTGAAAGCCAACTTCGATTACATCCTGAAGAACGTCAGTACGACGTCGGCATCGGCTTCGTTGCTGGTGCACTTCGATCATGTCGAAGTGGTGTCGCCGTATGTCGCGCGTCTCGTGATGGAACAGCCGGATTCCACCACGCTGGAATCGCTGTCGAGCGTGAAGCTCGGCTTCATCTCGCCCAAGGCGCTCGCGGAAAACAAGGATCTGTGCGGCGGCGGTCCCGGCATCGTCGGCACGGGGCCGTTCGTGTTCAGTGCCTACCAGCGCGGACAATCGGCGACCTTCACGCGCAACGCCGACTACAAATGGGCGCCGGAGAACGCGCAGCATCAAGGGCAAGCCTGGCTCGAACAGGTGACGTACCGCTTTCTTCCCGAGGCTGCCGTGCGCACGGGCGCGCTCAGTTCGGGTCAGGTCGATCTGATCGAAGGCGTGCAGCCGACGGACGCCGCCGTATTCGACAAGGTGGATGGCTTCCAGTACCTGACGGGTCCGTCCGCGACGACCTCCTTCACGCTGAACATCAACTACACGGTCGCGCCCGCGATCGATGTCAACGTGCGTCGTGCGCTGCGCGACGGCTTCGATCTCGATGCGATCGTCAAGAGCGTCTATCTCGGCACGGTGCAGCGCGCATGGTCGAACATCGGGCCCGACAATCCCGACTACAACGCCGAGCTCAAGCATTCGTGGGGCAACGACATCAAGCAGGCCAACCGTCTGCTGGACGAAGCAGGGTGGACGACGCGCGACAGCGAGGGCTTTCGCACGAAGGACGGCAAGCGGCTGTCGATCGAAGTCGGCTACCCGCAGCCCTATGTGCGCGATAGTCGCGACGTGCTGATCCGCGCCATCCAGTCGGCGCTGCGGCAGAACATCGGCCTCGATCTCGGGCTGCGCATCACCACGGCGGGCGACTTCGCGAACCAGAAGGCGACGGGCAACTGGACCATCTACCCGAACACCGACAATCCGTCGGATGTCGCGATGGAACTGTGGGACATGCTCGGCGACCAGGGCTTCCTCTATAACGCGATCAAGACGCCCGACGCGACCATCGTCGATACGATCAACCGGGCGCGGCTGCTGCCCATCGGCGACGAGCGGCGCAAGCTGCTCGCGTTCGTGCAGAAGCGTGCGGTCGACGAAGCGTTCATCGTGCCGCTGTTCGCGCCCGCTTACCATCTCGCGGCGAAGTCGACGGTCCACGGCGTGGGCTTCGAGCCGCAGCTCGACGGACCGGCGAGTGCGTACGACATCTGGGTCGACAGGCAGGGAGGCTGA
- a CDS encoding ABC transporter permease, which produces MLKQIVTRVLTGVLVMWLAATTAFLAIHALPGRIEDVLAGDLAYPGLREAIAAQWGLDHSLPWQYGEFLLRLARGDLGTSFVMQQPVLAVLGSQLWPTIQLACAAGVLAIVLALVVATSTAGVAAGRGAWASRLASALELLFTSSPVFWLGLLLLIAFSFHWRLFPVSGAAGWRSLVLPAVTLALPTAGVLSQVMREALESVFERPFVTTVRARGVSGFALRTRHVLRHALLPVVTLGGWLIGGLLGGAVITEKMFGRPGVGSVTLTAVTSQDVPVVLAVVLLAAFVHVAISTLLDVLYLFIDPRLRTS; this is translated from the coding sequence GTGCTGAAGCAGATCGTCACGCGCGTGTTGACGGGCGTACTGGTGATGTGGCTTGCGGCGACCACGGCCTTCCTCGCGATCCATGCGCTGCCGGGCCGGATCGAGGACGTGCTGGCGGGCGACCTCGCGTATCCGGGCCTGCGCGAGGCGATCGCCGCGCAGTGGGGCCTCGATCACAGTCTGCCGTGGCAATACGGAGAGTTCCTGCTGCGTCTCGCGCGCGGCGATCTCGGCACGTCGTTCGTCATGCAGCAGCCGGTGCTCGCCGTGCTCGGCAGCCAGTTGTGGCCGACCATCCAGCTCGCGTGCGCGGCGGGCGTGCTCGCCATCGTGCTTGCGCTAGTCGTCGCGACCTCGACGGCGGGTGTCGCGGCGGGACGCGGCGCGTGGGCAAGCCGCCTCGCGTCGGCGCTGGAACTGCTGTTCACGTCGTCGCCCGTGTTCTGGCTCGGGCTGTTGCTGCTGATCGCGTTCTCGTTTCACTGGCGGCTGTTTCCGGTGTCGGGCGCGGCCGGCTGGCGCTCGCTCGTGCTGCCCGCCGTCACGCTCGCGCTGCCGACGGCAGGCGTGCTGTCGCAGGTCATGCGCGAGGCGCTGGAGTCCGTCTTCGAACGGCCCTTCGTGACGACGGTGCGAGCGCGCGGCGTATCCGGCTTCGCGCTGCGCACGCGGCATGTGTTGCGGCATGCGTTGTTGCCCGTCGTCACGCTGGGCGGCTGGCTGATCGGCGGGCTGCTGGGCGGCGCCGTGATCACCGAGAAGATGTTCGGCCGTCCCGGCGTAGGCAGCGTGACGCTGACGGCGGTGACGTCGCAGGACGTGCCCGTCGTGCTCGCCGTCGTGCTGCTGGCCGCCTTCGTGCATGTCGCGATCTCGACGCTGCTCGACGTGCTGTATCTGTTCATCGATCCGAGGCTGCGCACATCATGA
- a CDS encoding ABC transporter permease, translating to MSDLSSVAVALQRQSRLAARLPAAVLVSAAFLVALALAMAFPHVVTPYDPLVSDVAHAMQAPSLDHWFGTDRIGRDVFARVVYGARYSLLIGLASMIVSLLIGLVVGMTAGLGRRAVDESASRVFDVLSAFPPVLLSLFVVTFLGQGIVNIAVAVGIAGIPKFGRVLRAQTLVVRRADYVTHAVVWGLSRRQVFLRHILPNVLAAVPVIATIDIGSAIIAVSGLSFLGLGPQPPTPEWGVMLAEGRDVLRVAWWPSVFPGMAITLTVVAFSVIGKHLSRVYGVKAR from the coding sequence ATGAGCGATCTCTCATCTGTCGCCGTCGCATTGCAGCGGCAGTCACGGCTTGCGGCGCGGCTGCCGGCAGCCGTGCTGGTGTCGGCGGCGTTTCTCGTCGCGCTCGCTTTGGCGATGGCCTTTCCGCACGTCGTCACGCCTTACGATCCGCTCGTCAGCGATGTCGCGCACGCGATGCAGGCGCCCAGCCTCGATCACTGGTTCGGGACCGACCGCATCGGCCGCGACGTGTTTGCGCGCGTCGTGTATGGCGCCCGCTATTCACTGCTGATCGGGCTCGCCAGCATGATCGTCAGTCTGCTGATCGGTCTCGTGGTCGGCATGACGGCGGGGCTCGGGCGGCGCGCCGTCGACGAGAGCGCGTCGCGCGTGTTCGACGTGCTGTCGGCCTTTCCTCCCGTTCTGCTGTCGCTGTTCGTCGTGACCTTTCTCGGTCAGGGCATCGTCAACATCGCGGTGGCCGTCGGCATTGCGGGCATTCCCAAGTTCGGCCGCGTGCTGCGTGCGCAGACGCTGGTGGTGCGCCGCGCCGATTACGTGACGCATGCCGTCGTGTGGGGCCTGTCTCGCCGCCAGGTGTTTCTGCGCCACATCCTGCCGAACGTGCTGGCGGCCGTGCCCGTCATCGCGACCATCGATATCGGCAGCGCGATCATCGCCGTCTCCGGTCTCAGCTTCCTCGGTCTCGGCCCGCAGCCGCCGACGCCCGAATGGGGCGTGATGCTCGCCGAAGGCCGCGACGTGCTGCGCGTCGCGTGGTGGCCGAGCGTGTTTCCCGGCATGGCGATCACGCTGACGGTGGTGGCGTTTTCCGTGATCGGCAAACATCTGTCCCGCGTCTATGGAGTCAAAGCGCGATGA
- a CDS encoding ATP-binding cassette domain-containing protein: MKHDFSTARTLVDVRGLEIGFADANDGQPLVRGVDLTIRAGECVALVGESGSGKSLTARSLIGLAGHGARIAARQFVIDGRHALQFRERDWRGVRAAASRAS, translated from the coding sequence ATGAAGCACGATTTCTCCACCGCGCGCACGCTCGTCGACGTGCGCGGACTCGAGATCGGTTTTGCCGATGCGAACGACGGCCAGCCGCTGGTGCGCGGCGTCGATCTGACGATTCGCGCGGGCGAATGCGTGGCGCTGGTCGGCGAGTCGGGCTCGGGGAAGAGCTTGACGGCACGCAGCCTGATCGGCCTTGCCGGCCACGGCGCCCGAATCGCCGCGCGGCAGTTCGTGATCGACGGACGACACGCATTGCAGTTCCGCGAACGCGACTGGCGCGGCGTGCGCGCGGCGGCTTCGCGGGCCTCGTGA
- a CDS encoding ATP-binding cassette domain-containing protein gives MQDALVSLDPLRTVGAEIEETLALHSPSGSRKARRARVHETMRDVGMPEPERRAQQYAHELSGGLRQRALIASAIVAGPALVIADEPTTALDVTVQAQILDVLAARLREGVGMLLVSHDLAVVAEVADRVLVMHRGEVVESGATHDVLTNPAHAYTRRLIAAQPAAHSRGQRLTSARFDAGAHSASQGRADAASLIVRDPLPPRQSTARETLLQVEALGKRYGRRGARYGTAGGAADAGDFVALDDVSFDVQRGEVVGIVGESGSGKSTCAKLVLGLATPSAGQVRFLGAHWNGEGAREPARRALRSKLQYIPQDPLSSFDPRYCVRQLLEEALSTAGLGAQQVRDRAVELLEQVGLDARYLERRPLSLSGGQRQRVAIARALAPQPALIVCDEPVSALDVYVQAQVLDLLGTLQAELGLSLLFISHDLDVIRHVSDRVLVFKDGRVVEAGDAQRLFVAPRHAYTRLLMSSAPSLRRAKEEGSAGRAREVEPLAG, from the coding sequence ATGCAAGATGCGCTGGTGTCGCTCGATCCGTTGCGCACGGTCGGCGCCGAGATCGAAGAGACGCTTGCCTTGCACTCGCCGTCCGGCTCGCGCAAGGCACGCCGGGCGCGCGTGCACGAGACGATGCGCGACGTCGGCATGCCCGAGCCGGAGCGCCGCGCCCAGCAGTATGCGCACGAGCTGTCGGGTGGCTTGCGGCAACGGGCGTTGATCGCGTCGGCGATCGTTGCGGGCCCCGCACTGGTGATCGCCGACGAGCCGACCACCGCGCTCGACGTGACCGTGCAGGCCCAGATTCTCGACGTGCTCGCCGCGCGCCTGCGCGAGGGCGTCGGCATGTTGCTGGTCTCGCACGATCTGGCCGTCGTGGCGGAGGTGGCGGACCGCGTGCTGGTCATGCATCGCGGCGAGGTCGTCGAAAGCGGGGCGACGCACGACGTGTTGACGAATCCCGCGCATGCCTACACGCGCCGGCTGATCGCCGCGCAGCCGGCCGCGCATTCGCGCGGGCAGCGGCTGACGTCGGCGCGTTTCGACGCGGGCGCGCACAGCGCGTCGCAGGGGCGTGCCGATGCTGCGTCGCTGATCGTGCGCGACCCGTTGCCGCCACGGCAAAGCACGGCGCGCGAGACGCTGTTGCAGGTCGAAGCGCTGGGCAAGCGCTATGGGCGGCGCGGTGCGCGCTACGGGACGGCGGGCGGTGCAGCGGACGCGGGCGATTTCGTCGCGCTCGACGACGTGTCGTTCGACGTGCAGCGCGGCGAAGTGGTCGGCATCGTCGGCGAATCGGGTTCGGGCAAGAGCACCTGCGCGAAGCTCGTGTTGGGACTCGCGACGCCGTCGGCGGGCCAGGTGCGCTTTCTCGGCGCGCACTGGAACGGCGAGGGCGCGCGCGAACCGGCGCGCCGCGCGCTGCGCTCGAAGCTGCAGTACATTCCGCAAGACCCGCTCAGTTCGTTCGATCCACGCTACTGCGTGCGGCAACTGCTGGAGGAAGCGCTGTCGACGGCGGGCCTGGGCGCGCAGCAAGTGCGGGATCGCGCTGTCGAACTGCTGGAGCAGGTCGGGCTGGATGCGCGTTATCTCGAACGGCGGCCGCTCTCGCTGTCGGGCGGACAGCGGCAGCGCGTGGCGATTGCTCGCGCGCTTGCTCCGCAGCCGGCGCTGATCGTTTGCGACGAGCCCGTGTCGGCGCTCGATGTGTACGTGCAGGCGCAGGTGCTCGATCTGCTCGGCACGTTGCAGGCGGAACTGGGCTTGTCCCTGCTGTTCATTTCGCACGATCTCGACGTGATCCGGCATGTCAGCGATCGTGTGCTCGTGTTCAAGGACGGACGCGTTGTCGAAGCGGGTGATGCACAGCGGCTCTTCGTCGCGCCACGTCATGCGTACACGCGGCTGCTGATGTCGTCCGCGCCGTCGCTGCGGCGCGCGAAGGAGGAGGGCAGTGCCGGGCGCGCGCGCGAGGTTGAACCGCTGGCGGGATAA
- a CDS encoding LysR family transcriptional regulator, which produces MDKLLAMKVFTKVVEMNSFARAADALDIPRASATTIIKNLEANLHTRLMQRTTRRLNLTPEGAGYYERCVRVLADIDEIEDSLANVVKGPRGKLRVDMPGSLGRLIVMPRLEEFRERYPHVELMLGFGDRHVDLIQEGVDCALRVGNLDDSTLVARRLGALSTITAASPAYLARYGEPCSLEELEQHVAVHYFSSRTGRTLGLNFDVNGESRDMKMNGGLAVNDADAYVMCGVNGAGIIQAPSFMLASHIEAGELKEILAPWKVRSMPLSAVYPHNRHLAPKVRVFVEWVAEICAQSPLAFARNRPPVDGTRDVRVVASQSPRLADTVDSDEMDMAVST; this is translated from the coding sequence ATGGACAAGCTCCTGGCGATGAAGGTCTTCACCAAGGTCGTCGAGATGAACAGCTTCGCCCGCGCAGCGGACGCTCTGGACATTCCGCGTGCGTCGGCCACCACCATCATCAAGAATCTGGAAGCGAATCTGCACACGCGCCTGATGCAGCGAACCACGCGCCGCCTGAATCTGACGCCAGAAGGCGCGGGATACTACGAACGCTGCGTGCGGGTGCTCGCCGACATCGACGAGATCGAGGACAGCCTCGCCAACGTCGTCAAAGGTCCTCGGGGCAAACTCAGAGTGGACATGCCCGGTTCGCTGGGACGCCTGATCGTGATGCCACGCCTTGAAGAATTTCGCGAGCGGTATCCGCACGTCGAGTTGATGCTGGGTTTCGGCGACCGGCACGTGGACCTGATTCAGGAAGGAGTCGACTGTGCGCTGCGCGTCGGCAATCTGGACGATTCGACGCTGGTCGCACGGCGGCTCGGCGCCTTGTCGACCATCACTGCCGCCAGTCCGGCCTATCTCGCCCGCTACGGCGAGCCTTGCTCACTCGAAGAACTGGAGCAACACGTCGCGGTGCACTATTTTTCCAGCCGTACGGGTCGAACCCTCGGCTTGAACTTCGATGTGAACGGCGAAAGCCGCGATATGAAAATGAATGGCGGCCTCGCCGTCAACGATGCGGACGCTTACGTGATGTGCGGCGTCAACGGCGCGGGCATCATTCAGGCGCCCTCGTTCATGCTTGCATCGCACATCGAAGCGGGGGAGCTCAAAGAAATACTCGCGCCGTGGAAAGTCCGCTCCATGCCGTTGTCTGCCGTCTATCCGCACAACCGGCATCTCGCTCCGAAGGTCCGGGTGTTCGTCGAATGGGTGGCGGAAATCTGCGCCCAGTCCCCGCTTGCATTCGCGCGTAACCGTCCACCGGTTGACGGGACCCGCGACGTCCGTGTGGTCGCAAGCCAATCGCCGCGCCTCGCCGACACGGTCGATTCCGATGAAATGGACATGGCAGTCAGCACCTGA
- a CDS encoding alpha/beta hydrolase: MSINVEQAIEIQNVDLEGHAQAIRLRTYRPPGRRDALPVIFFFHGGGFVKGTPEQSDPTCSQIARQAHALVVSVGYSLAPAFPFPTALHDGFLAAQWLVTHARALHADAKRMAVAGHDAGGNLATGLAAMVRDRASFRFCAQALVAPLLDPSMTRFPDLDDEITLDMCAEECASGYRAYLPLASLRLHPYAAPIESLRLAGLPAAFIASAANDLMHVEAERYAAGLIAAGVPTTVTRYRGVAHYELASRQEVIADVAAFFSKELGTAPKRS; this comes from the coding sequence ATGTCAATCAATGTCGAACAGGCGATCGAAATTCAGAACGTGGATCTGGAAGGCCACGCACAGGCCATCCGGTTGCGTACCTATCGTCCTCCAGGCAGGCGCGACGCGTTGCCTGTCATATTTTTCTTTCACGGCGGCGGATTCGTTAAAGGAACGCCCGAGCAGTCCGATCCGACGTGCTCGCAGATTGCGCGTCAGGCGCATGCGCTGGTCGTTTCAGTGGGTTACTCGCTGGCGCCGGCCTTTCCGTTTCCCACTGCGCTCCACGACGGATTCCTCGCTGCACAGTGGCTCGTCACCCATGCGCGCGCACTTCATGCCGACGCGAAGCGAATGGCTGTTGCCGGGCACGACGCGGGCGGCAATCTGGCGACAGGTCTCGCGGCAATGGTCCGCGATCGGGCCTCTTTCCGTTTTTGCGCCCAGGCGCTGGTTGCGCCGCTGCTCGATCCGAGCATGACGCGCTTTCCTGATCTGGATGATGAAATAACACTAGATATGTGCGCAGAGGAATGCGCGTCCGGATATCGGGCCTATCTGCCGTTGGCGTCTCTGAGGCTTCATCCCTACGCCGCGCCGATCGAATCGCTGCGTCTGGCGGGGCTGCCTGCTGCATTCATCGCAAGCGCGGCGAACGACCTGATGCACGTGGAGGCCGAGCGGTACGCCGCCGGGCTGATCGCAGCGGGCGTGCCCACCACGGTGACACGCTACCGCGGCGTCGCGCACTACGAACTGGCGTCACGACAGGAAGTCATCGCTGACGTTGCCGCCTTCTTCAGTAAAGAACTTGGCACTGCGCCGAAGCGTTCCTGA